A single window of Macadamia integrifolia cultivar HAES 741 unplaced genomic scaffold, SCU_Mint_v3 scaffold381, whole genome shotgun sequence DNA harbors:
- the LOC122068393 gene encoding ABC transporter C family member 3-like yields the protein MGAFEESKNDMNIWTFISQSFATIFLDGFSASSHLIFLLLLSISWAFKSRTVSTLQNSKQMLKNTYFLYYWLVLISCLGLAFGDLLLCILNYLSGYRHGWSNLKFVSQLDFSSRTLTWFVISAYLHIQFSHSSEHMFPVLLKIWWLFYFLMSCSYLVIRLSLYWHHSPLPLQLWVTNSVSCIVGLFFCYVGSFCKDQEDEDFHFLEPLLKIHSNRSNGDDEQGSNVSRESVTPYENASLLSIFTFTWMEPLLALGYKKTLDLEDIPQLADYDSANVIFTRFRNEIEYNCNGNGHFGKISILKLVKILILSSWKEILWTGLLSMMANRVRVALLAIIYKKSLRLSSQSTQHHTSGEDINLITVDVERTGFFSWYLHDIWRVPLQVVLALLILYKRFGLASLVAFVTTMILMLANFPLGKLLEKFQRKMMESKDQRMKVTSEALRNIKILKLQGWEMKFLAKIFEFRNLEIVWLKKLLYTSAINGFVYLSAPMFVSMVTFGFCALMGIPLESGNILSALATFEILQGPIYNLPDTISMVVQTKVSLNRISSFLCLDDLHLNVIQTLSSDCTEVAVEIIKGNFSWDLHSPNLTLKDLNFRVYHGMKVAICGSVGSGKSSLLSCILGEMSKVSGVIKLNGKKAYVARTPWIQSGKIVDNILFGKKMDDDRYKMILEACSLKKDLEFLAFGDQTIIGDSGVNLSGGQKQRIQLARALYHDADIYLLDDPFSAVDAHTGTYLFKECLLGLLGSKTVVYVTHQIEFLPSADLILVMRDGKITQVGKYEEIISSGTDFMDLVGSHKKALAELNYVESGSALDKLGNKKEDDSNICSEKFIQDDEEREPKNYKIENQVGPERPKGQLVQEEKRKKGGVSLSFYWKYVTIAYKGAFVPLILLAEILFQLLQIISSYWMVLITPISEDAKHHVKESTIIFIYIILTIGSSLCILIRSMLIVNAGYKTSSLLFNKMHLCIFRASLPFFDSTPSGRILNRASRDQSAIDISIPHQFEELLISIIRLLRTIAVMSQVSWKMLIVFIPMSVACIWYQQYYTSTARELSRLVGVCQAPITQHFSESRLGLTTIRCFNQEERFMDTNLKLVDGYFRPIFHLYGAMEWLCFRMDMLASITYVLSLVSLILMLNGVLKPGVMGLAVTYGLGFSMHGVIWDLSSLENKIISVERILQYTCIPNESPLLVEEDKPDHEWPSHGKVDIVNLQVRYAPHLPIVLRGLTCTFLGGKKIGIVGRTGSGKSTLVQALFRTLEPITGHICIDGINISRIGLHNLRSRLSIIPQEPTMFEGTLRSNLDPLEEYTDEKIWEALDKCQLGDEVRKKDGKLDFTATASVDTNTDNQIQQTLRQHFSGSTILIIAHRITSILDVDMVLLLDNGLIMEYDSPTNLLENKSSLFSKLVKEYTRRCSS from the exons AGCTTTTGGTGATCTTCTCCTATGCATATTAAACTATTTGTCTGGGTATAGACATGGTTGGTCAAATCTAAAGTTTGTTTCCCAGTTGGATTTTTCATCCAGAACACTCACTTGGTTTGTGATCTCTGCTTACTTGCATATCCAATTTTCTCATTCAAGTGAGCACATGTTTCCCGTTCTACTAAAGATTTGGTGGCTCTTCTATTTCTTAATGTCGTGTTCCTATCTTGTTATACGTCTTAGTTTGTATTGGCATCATTCGCCCTTGCCATTGCAACTATGGGTCACCAATTCTGTATCTTGTATTGTTGGTTTGTTCTTTTGCTATGTTGGGTCGTTTTGTAAGGaccaagaagatgaagatttccattttttagaGCCTCTTTTGAAAATTCATTCCAATCGAAGTAATGGCGATGATGAACAAGGATCAAATGTCAGTAGAGAGAGTGTAACTCCTTATGAAAATGCTAGTCTTCTTAGTATTTTTACTTTCACTTGGATGGAACCTTTGCTTGCACTTGGGTATAAAAAAACATTGGACCTTGAAGATATTCCTCAACTTGCCGATTATGATAGTGCCAATGTGATCTTTACTCGTTTTAGAAATGAAATTGAATATAATTGTAATGGCAATGGCCATTTTGGTAAGATAAGCATACTCAAGCTTGTGAAGATATTGATTCTCTCATCGTGGAAAGAAATTCTATGGACTGGTCTTTTGTCCATG ATGGCAAATAGGGTCCGTGTGGCCTTGCTCGCTATAATCTATAAGAAGAGTCTTAGGCTTTCAAGTCAATCAACACAACACCACACTAGTGGAGAAGACATTAATTTGATAACGGTTGATGTTGAAAGGACTGGATTCTTCAGTTGGTACTTGCATGATATATGGAGGGTGCCTCTTCAAGTTGTTTTAGCATTGTTGATCTTATACAAGAGGTTTGGGCTTGCTTCACTAGTTGCTTTTGTTACTACAATGATTTTGATGTTAGCAAATTTTCCACTAGGAAAACTACTGGAGAAATTTCAGAGAAAAATGATGGAGTCAAAGGATCAAAGGATGAAGGTGACATCTGAGGCTTTGAGGAATATaaagattctcaagctccagGGATGGGAGATGAAGTTCTTGGCTAAGATATTTGAGTTCAGAAACTTAGAAATagtatggttaaaaaaattactttatacaTCAGCTATAAATGGCTTTGTGTATTTGTCTGCTCCTATGTTTGTATCtatggttacttttgggttttgtgcTCTCATGGGAATTCCACTAGAGTCGGGGAATATTCTATCTGCACTTGCAACATTTGAGATATTACAAGGACCCATTTACAATCTCCCAGACACGATCTCTATGGTAGTTCAGACTAAAGTTTCCCTCAATAGGATATCTTCATTCCTTTGTCTCGATGATCTTCATCTGAATGTGATACAAACACTTTCAAGTGATTGTACCGAGGTTGCAGTTGAGATAATTAAGGGGAATTTCTCTTGGGACCTTCATTCTCCTAATCTCACATTAAAAGATCTTAATTTCCGAGTTTACCATGGTATGAAAGTGGCAATTTGTGGTTCTGTTGGATCAGGAAAATCTAGCCTACTTTCATGCATATTAGGGGAAATGTCGAAGGTATCTGGAGTGATTAAATTAAATGGGAAAAAGGCCTATGTTGCACGAACACCTTGGATACAAAGTGGCAAGATAGTAGACAATATATTGTTTGGAAAGAAAATGGATGACGATAGATATAAGATGATCCTTGAAGCATGTTCATTAAAGAAGGACCTAGAATTTTTGGCATTTGGGGACCAGACTATCATAGGGGACAGCGGAGTCAACCTAAGTGGTGGGCAAAAGCAAAGAATTCAACTTGCACGTGCTTTGTACCATGATGCTGATATTTATCTACTTGATGATCCTTTTAGTGCTGTGGATGCTCATACAGGAACTTATCTATTTAAG GAATGTTTGCTGGGACTTTTGGGTTCAAAAACAGTAGTTTATGTTACCCACCAAATAGAGTTTTTACCTTCTGCTGATCTTATTCTG GTTATGAGAGATGGAAAGATTACTCAAGTaggaaaatatgaagaaattattaGTTCAGGAACTGACTTTATGGATTTAGTGGGTTCACATAAGAAAGCTTTGGCGGAACTTAATTATGTCGAATCTGGGTCTGCTTTAGATAAATTAGGTAACAAGAAGGAAGACGATAGTAATATATGTAGTGAGAAGTTTATTCAAGATGATGAGGAAAGGGAACCCAAAAActacaaaatagaaaatcaggTTGGGCCAGAAAGGCCAAAAGGGCAGCTTGtccaagaggaaaagagaaaaaagggtgGAGTTAGTCTTTCATTCTACTGGAAGTATGTTACTATTGCATACAAAGGGGCTTTTGTACCATTGATATTGTTGGCAGAAATTTTGTTTCAGCTTCTCCAAATAATTAGTAGTTATTGGATGGTGTTGATTACTCCCATTTCAGAGGATGCGAAACATCATGTTAAAGAATCCactatcatctttatttatattattctGACCATTGGAAGCTCTCTTTGTATACTTATAAGGTCTATGCTTATTGTAAATGCTGGATACAAAACATCTAGTTTACTCTTTAACAAAATGCATTTGTGTATTTTTCGTGCTTCTTTGCCATTTTTTGATTCGACTCCAAGCGGAAGGATTCTAAATCGG GCATCCAGAGATCAAAGTGCAATTGACATCTCTATTCCACATCAATTTGAAGAACTTCTTATCTCGATCATACGATTATTGAGAACTATTGCAGTAATGTCACAAGTTTCATGGAAAATGTTAATAGTTTTTATTCCAATGTCAGTGGCATGCATCTGGTACCAG CAATACTATACATCTACAGCACGAGAACTATCACGTTTAGTTGGAGTATGCCAAGCTCCAATTACACAACATTTTTCTGAATCTCGTTTAGGCTTAACCACAATCAGGTGCTTCAATCAAGAAGAGAGGTTTATGGATACAAACCTCAAGTTGGTGGATGGCTATTTTCGGCCCATTTTTCATCTCTATGGTGCAATGGAGTGGTTATGCTTCCGGATGGATATGTTGGCTTCCATCACATATGTCTTATCTTTAGTTTCTTTGATCTTAATGTTGAACGGAGTACTTAAACCGG GTGTTATGGGTTTAGCAGTCACATATGGACTTGGTTTCAGCATGCATGGAGTCATATGGGACCTTAGCAGTCTTGAGAATAAAATCATATCCGTTGAGAGAATACTACAATACACATGTATCCCTAATGAATCTCCTCTATTAGTAGAAGAAGATAAGCCAGATCATGAATGGCCATCACATGGGAAAGTTGATATTGTTAATTTGCAG GTCCGGTATGCCCCACACCTTCCTATTGTTTTGCGAGGTCTCACATGCACTTTCCTTGGAGGAAAGAAGATTGGCATCGTTGGGAGAACGGGAAGTGGTAAATCAACACTCGTGCAAGCTCTTTTCCGTACGCTTGAACCTATAACTGGTCATATTTGTATAGATGGTATCAACATCTCTAGAATTGGCCTTCATAACTTACGTTCAAGATTAAGCATCATCCCACAAGAACCAACAATGTTTGAGGGGACTCTCAGAAGCAATCTTGATCCACTTGAAGAGTACACTGATGAAAAGATCTGGGAg GCTTTAGACAAGTGCCAACTTGGTGATGAAGTTAGAAAGAAGGACGGGAAGCTTGATTTTACCG CTACAGCATCAGTGGATACTAACACTGATAATCAAATTCAGCAAACACTTAGGCAACACTTCTCAGGGTCTACTATCCTCATAATTGCACATAGGATAACATCAATTCTTGATGTTGATATGGTCCTCCTCCTCGACAATG GCCTCATAATGGAGTATGATTCCCCAACCAACTTGCTAGAAAATAAATCTTCATTATTTTCGAAGCTTGTTAAGGAGTACACTCGAAGATGTAGTTCCTAA
- the LOC122068398 gene encoding polygalacturonase non-catalytic subunit AroGP2-like, with translation MTHPILLLGLLIVAFFSKLQGFQAENAFSQYWKEHIGLPHPPHWLAAKASPLSLHQTLVFMKLMEKNELASHLHLFCKQANVACSTNALVRKTMDNTTLPPIAKWNHIKEKYDRLPNETPLSVASQGGLPYFRESMVREGSSISVPDLRDSMSYKSFLPRSLVSKIPFSFTRIKELKKLFDVVDDSDIDEYIQNTLETCEKSPIRGEQCICATSAEDLIDFIVEKLGHHFYAWSTENVEGSYKNVIIGAVRLIHGNLTEPPALCHSMPFLFQVYYCHVFQKVKIYAVDILAGKKVNHAIMACHYDTSTWDPNSLAFKMLGFGPGLIEVCHWMNENEVVWTKTLG, from the exons ATGACTCATCCCATTCTGTTGCTTGGCCTTCTGATAGTAGCATTCTTTAgt AAATTGCAGGGCTTTCAAGCTGAAAATGCCTTCTCACAGTACTGGAAAGAGCATATTGGTCTTCCACACCCTCCACATTGGTTAGCTGCAAAGGCTTCTCCATTAAGTCTCCATCAGACACTAGTGTTTATGAAACTTatggagaaaaatgaattgGCATCCCACTTGCATTTGTTTTGTAAGCAGGCTAATGTTGCTTGCTCTACAAATGCACTGGTGAGGAAGACAATGGACAACACAACCTTGCCACCAATAGCCAAGTGGAATCATATCAAAGAGAAATATGATCGGCTTCCAAATGAAACACCCTTATCAGTTGCCAGTCAAGGAGGATTGCCATATTTTCGAGAGTCAATGGTGAGAGAAGGAAGTTCTATTTCTGTTCCTGATCTAAGGGACTCAATGTCATATAAATCATTCTTGCCGCGATCTTTGGTatcaaaaatcccattttcctttaCTCGGatcaaggaattgaagaagcttTTTGATGTGGTGGATGACTCAGACATAGATGAGTATATTCAAAACACCCTTGAGACATGTGAGAAAAGTCCCATTAGAGGAGAGCAATGCATCTGTGCAACTTCTGCTGAGGACCTCATAGATTTTATTGTCGAGAAGTTAGGGCATCATTTTTATGCATGGAGTACTGAAAATGTTGAAGGTTCTTATAAGAATGTCATCATTGGAGCTGTGAGACTCATCCATGGAAACCTCACTGAACCTCCAGCCTTGTGTCATAGTATGCCATTCTTATTTCAAGTCTATTATTGCCATGTTTTTCAGAAAGTTAAAATATATGCAGTTGATATACTTGCTGGGAAGAAAGTGAATCATGCGATTATGGCATGCCACTATGACACATCAACTTGGGATCCAAACAGTCTTGCTTTTAAGATGTTGGGTTTTGGCCCAGGACTAATTGAAGTTTGTCATTGGATGAATGAGAATGAAGTGGTCTGGACAAAGACTTTAGGTTGA